The following are encoded together in the Lathyrus oleraceus cultivar Zhongwan6 chromosome 3, CAAS_Psat_ZW6_1.0, whole genome shotgun sequence genome:
- the LOC127131480 gene encoding uncharacterized protein LOC127131480 — MENLKMTTSMRHTFTLKYKEPKLDSLKGLISDLSLSRRDEFGKNYGKILSLLNKKVDYGIIGSLAQYYDPPLRCFTFADFQLAPTLEEVERIVGLKLKDFNPFPKLEEDMGPKKIASALSINVPTVRDNWVEKGGCEGFAAMYLENLALKFKKSGNWNAFYVVLALLIHGIVLFPNVEKFMDQVAIEVFPSGNLVPFLLANIYYALHTRHEKRGGTLLCCAPLLYTWFMQHMPEEGPFEAKELKSPKKLASLITSSIRWYI; from the coding sequence ATGgagaacttgaaaatgacaactTCAATGAGACACACTTTCACGcttaagtacaaggaacctaagTTGGATAGTCTGAAGGGTTTGATCTCTGATTTGTCTCTCAGCAGACGTGATGAGTTCGGAAAAAACTATGGAAAAATTTTGAGCCTTCTAAATAAGAAAGTTGACTATGGAATTATCGGCTCTCTGGCACAATATTATGATCCACCTCTGCGTTGTTTCACATTCGCTGATTTCCAGctagctcctactttggaagaagttGAGAGAATCGTGGGTCTCAAATTGAAAGATTTTAATCCATTTCCAAAGCTCGAAGAAGATATGGGTCCAAAGAAGATAGCTTCAGCCCTAAGTATAAATGTCCCGACTGTTCGAGACAATTGGGTTGAAAAGGGGGGTTGCGAAGGTTTTGCCGCAATGTATTTGGAAAATTTAGCTCTAAAGTTCAAGAAAAGTGGAAATTGGAATGCATTCTATGTTGTGTTGGCTTTATTGATCCATGGGATTGTGCTCTTCCCAAATGTTGAAAAATTTATGGATCAAGTAGCCATAGAAGTCTTTCCCTCTGGCAATCTAGTACCATTTCTCTTAGCTAACATTTACTATGCCCTTCACACTCGACACGAAAAGAGGGGTGGAACTTTGTTGTGTTGCGCTCCTTTGCTTTACACTTGGTTCATGCAACACATGcccgaagaaggtccttttgAGGCAAAAGAACTTAAGTCTCCTAAAAAATTAGCTTCTCTCATCACAAGTTCCATCAGATGGTATATCTGA